Genomic segment of Umezawaea sp. Da 62-37:
GGGGCCCGCCGCCACGTTCAGCAGCGCGGTCCCGCGCACGGGGCCCTGGAAGACCCGCTGGTAGACCCACAGCACGTACAGGGCGGCGAGCACCATGCCGACCGTGGAGATGATGGTGAACACCGGCTGGTTGGGGTAGGAGCCGATGAGGACCAGGAACTCGCTCACGAACGAGTTGGTGCCCGGCAGCGCCAGCGACGACAGGCCCGCCACGAAGAACAGGCCGCCCAGCACCGGGGTCAGCTTCGCCATGCCGCCGTAGTCCTGGATCAGGCGGGAGCCGCCGCGCGACATCACCATGCCCACGACCAGGAACAGCATGCCGGTCGAGATGCCGTGGTTGACCATGTACAGCACCGAGCCCGTACCGGCCTGGCTGCTGAACGCGAAGATGCCGAGCGTGATGAACCCGAAGTGCGCGATCGAGGTGTAGGCGACGAACCGCTTCATGTCCGTCTGGCCGACCGCGAGCAGCGAGCCGTAGATGATGCCGACGACCGCGAGCACGAGCACGAGCGGCGCGAGCTGCTTGCTGGCCGCAGGGAACAGCGGCAGGCAGTAGCGCAGGAAGCCGAACGTGCCGATCTTGTCCAGGACGCCGACGAGCAGCACGCCCGCGCCGACGGGCGCCTCGGCGCCCGCGTCGGGCAGCCAGGTGTGCAGCGGCACCAGCGGGGCCTTGATCGCGAAGGCGATGAAGAACCCGAGGAACAGCCAGATCTGGGTCGACGTCGGCGCGTCCTTCATGACCGTGACGAGCGTGGCCCAGTCGAGCGTGCCCTGGCCGAGCTTGTCCGCGCTGGTGGCGTAGAGGCCGATCACCGACGCGAGCATGATCAGCCCGCCGAGCAGCGAGTAGAGGAAGAACTTCATCGCCGCGTACTGCCGGTTCGGGCCGCCGAAGCGGCCGATCAGGAAGTACATCGGGACGAGGACGGCCTCGAAGAACACGTAGAACAGGAACACGTCGGTCGCGGCGAACACGCCGATCATGCCGGTCTGCATGGCCAGCAGGAGCGCGAAGAACCCGCTGGCGCTGCGGCCCTCGGGCAGCTTGTCCGACCAGGCGCCGCCGATGACGATCGGCATCAGGAAGGCGATCAGCGCGATCATGACCAGCGCGATGCCGTCGACGCCGAACGACAGGTGCACCCCGAAGCTCGGGATCCAGTCGGCCGAGCTGGTGAGTTGCAGCCGGGCGCTCGACGACGGGTCGTACGCCACCCAGGCGACGACCGCCAGTGCGAGTTCCCCGAGGGAGAACCCGAGCGCGACGAACTTCGCGATCCGGTCGTTCCCCTTCAGGAAGGCCACCACCAGGCTGCCGACCAGCGGCAGCAGGAGCAGCGCGATCAGCGTCCAGCTCACGAGAACCTCACCATCAGAAGCGCGCCCAGCACGCAGATCGCGCCCAGGAGCATGGAGAGCGCGTACGAGCGCACGAAACCGGTCTGGAGACGGCGCAACCGGCCGGAGCTGCCGCCGAGCAGCGCGGCGGTCCCGTTGACGAGACCGTCGACGCCCTTGTTGTCCACGAACACCAGCGCGCGGGTGAGCCAGGTGCCCGGCCGCGCGAACAGCGCCTCGTTGAGCGCGTTGCCGTACAGGTCGGCGCGCGCGGCGCGGACCGGGAAGGACACGCGCAGCGGGCGCTCGGTCGGCTGCGGCTTGCGGCCGAAGAGCAGGAAGGCGACACCGACGCCGACCAGGGAGAGCGCGACGCTCAGGATGGCCACCATCGTGTGGTCGATGACGCCGTGGGTCTCCTGGAGCGGGCCAACGGACGGCTCGAGCCAGCCCGCGAGCCGCTCGCCGCTCTCGAGGAACCAGCCCGCGCCGATGGAGCCGACGGCCAGGATGATCATCGGGACGGTCATCGACAGCGGCGATTCGTGCGGGTGGTACTCGCGACCGTCCAAAGAGGTCTTGAGCTCCTTCCAGCGCGGCTTGCCGAGGAAGACCAGGATCAGCAGGCGCGTCATGTAGAACGCGGTCAGCGCGGCGCCCAGCAGGGCGATCCCGCCGAACACGTACCCGCGCCAGCCCGGCTCGCCGAAGGCCGCCGCGATGATGGCGTCCTTGGAGAAGAAGCCGGAGAACGGCGGGATGCCGATCAGCGCCAGGTAGCCAAGGCCCCACGTCGCGAACGTGATGGGCATGTACTTCGCGAGCCCGCCCATGCGGTGGATGTTGCCCTCGTCGTTCATGCCGTGCATGACCGAACCGGCGCCGAGGAACAGCCCGGCCTTGAAGAAGCCGTGCGCGATCAGGTGCAGGATGCCCAGCGCGTAGCCCACCGGGCCGAGGCCGACGGCGAGGATCATGTAGCCGATCTGGCTGACCGTCGAGTAGGCGAGGACCTTCTTGAAGTCGTCGTACGCCATGCCGATGAGGCAACCGATCAGCAGCGTGACCGCACCGATGATCATGACGACCAGTCGGCCGTCCGGGCTGAGGTCGTACAGCGGGTGCGAGCGGGCGATCAGGTACACGCCCGCGGTCACCATCGTCGCCGCGTGGATCAGCGCCGAGACCGGCGTCGGACCCGCCATGGCGTCCGGCAGCCAGGCCTGGAGCGGGAACTGGCCCGACTTGCCGCAGGCGCCGAGCAGGAGCAGCAGCGTGATCGCCAGGATCGTGCCGGACGACAGCTCGTCGACCCGCCCGAACACCTCGGTGTACGTGGTGGTGCCCAGCTCCTTGAACATGATGAAGATCGCGATCGCGAGACCCAGGTCGCCGACCCGGTTCATCAGGAACGCCTTCTTGGCCGCAGAGGCCGCTTCCGGCTTGTACTGGTACCAGCCGATGAGCAGGTAGGACGCGAGGCCCACGCCCTCCCAGCCGAAGTACAGCGTCACGAACCCGTTGCCCAGGACCAGGAGCAGCATCGCGGAGACGAAGAGGTTCAGGTAGGCGAAGAACTTCCGCCTGCCGTCCTCGTGCGCCATGTAGCCGATCGAGTAGATGTGGATCAGGGACCCGACACCGGTGATCAGCAGCACGAACGTCAGCGACAGCGGGTCGATCCGCAGGCCGAACTCGACGTCCAGGGCGCCGACCGGGATCCAGTCGAACAGGTGGAGCTCGCTCGTCCGCTCCTCGGCGCCCTGGCCGAGGGTGGTGAAGAAGAGCGCGAGCCCGTAGGCGAACGCCGCGATGACCGTGGCGCTGCCCAGCAGGTGGCCCCACTTGTCGGCCCGCTTGCCCGCCAGCAGCAGCACGGCCGCGCCGAACGCCGGCAGGGCGAGCAACAGCCAGGCGAGACTCGCGAGCCCGCTGGCGGCAACTGATTCCGTCACCGGTGACCTCTCAGTACTTCAGCAGGTTGGAATCGTCGACCGAGGCCGAGCGACGCGTGCGGAAGATCGACATGATGATCGTCAGGCCAACCACGACCTCGGCGGCGGCGACGACCATCACGAAGAAGCCCATCACCTGGCCGTCGAGCTCCCCGTGCATCCGGGAGAACGTGACGAGGGTGAGGTTCACCGCGTTGAGCATCAGCTCGACGCACATGAACACGACGATGGCGTTGCGCCGCACCAGAACGCCGACCGCGCCGAGGCTGAACAGCAGCGCGGACAGCAGCAGGTAGTACGTCGGGGTCATTCCGTCCCCTCCTTCGACGCGGAGCCGGTGAGCGCGCGCGCGTCGGGCCTGCGGCCGGTGTCGGACACGTCGGCGACGTCGTCGGCGAGGTGCTCCTTGGTGGTCGCCTCGATGAGCGCGGACAGCGACTCCTGGGCGACCGAGCCGTCGGGCAGCAGCGCGGGGGTGGCCACGGAGTTCGCCGTGGCGAAGACACCGGGGCCGGGCAGGGAGCCGGGGCGGTCGCCCTTGAAGCGCTCCTCGACCAGTTCCTTCTGGGTCTTCTTCTCGCCCTTGCCGTGCCGGTCGGAGTACGCCAGGACCATCGCGCCGACGGCGGCGGTGATCAGCAGCGCCGACGTGAGCTCGAAGACGAACAGGTACTGGGTGAACAGCGCCGCGCCGATGTTGGCCACGTTGCCGCCGCCCGACGAGTTCACCGCGGCGAGGCCCACCGAGTCGACCCTGGTGAACGCCTGCGCGAGCGAGCTGACGACCAGTCCGGCGAAGCCGACGCCGAGCACCGCGGCGGCGAGCCGTTGCCCGCGCAGCACCTCGACGATCGAGTCCGAGCTGTCCCTGCCCACGAGCATTAGCACGAAGAGGAACAGCATCATGATCGCGCCGGTGTACACGATGATCTGCACGAAGCCGAGGAACGGCGCCTGCTGGACCATGTAGATGACACCGAGGCTGAGCATCGTCAGCACCAGCCACAGCGCGGAGTGCACCGCGTTGCGGGCGAACAGCATGCCGAGCGCGCCCGCGAGCGAGAGCGGCCCGAGGATCCAGAAGGCGACCGTCTCGCCGGTGCCGATGGTGTCGGCCACGGGAGTGGCGGGATCGGCGGCGGGCTGCGCGGCGGCCAGGAAGTCCTGCGCCAGGAGGAGAAGGCTCACTTGCCGGCCTCCGCGTCGCGGAGGAGCGCCGGCCCGTTCACGTAGTAGTCCTGCTCGTGGTCGCCCAACCGCATCGGGTGCGGCGGCTGCTCCATGCCGGGCAGCAGCGGGGCGAGCAGGTCTTCCTTCGTGAAGATCAGCTTCTGCCTGCTGTCGTCGGCCAGCTCGTACTCGTTCGTCATGGTGAGCGAACGGGTCGGGCAGGCCTCGATGCAGAGGCCGCAGCCGATGCAGCGCAGGTAGTTGATCTGGTAGTCGGCGCCGAACCGCTCACCGGGCGAGTAGCGCGCGTCGTCGGTGTTGTCGCCGCCCTCGACGAAGATCGCGTCCGCGGGGCAGGCCCACGCGCACAGCTCGCAGCCGACGCACTTCTCCAGCCCGTCCGGGTGCCGGTTGAGCTGGTGGCGGCCGTGGAACCTCGGCGCTGTGACCTTCTTGACCTCGGGGTACTCCTCGGTGACGACCTTCTTGAACATCGTCGAGAAGGTCACGCCGAAGCCCTTGATGGGATCAAACATCCCCATCGCTGGCCTCCTTCGATGCGGTTACCGCGACGGGTTCCCGAGGGATGTTCGCGACAACTGGGGTACGACGGGTGGGTGCCTTCGGCACTTCCAGGTCGAGCGGCGGCACCGGGTAGCCGCCACCGGTGATCGGGACCGCGTTCGGGTCCTCCTCGACCTTGCGGTCCGGCAGCAGCAGCGAGAGCAGCACCAGCACGCCGAGCACGACGCCGAGGATGATCAGGAACTGCTGCTGGCTGAAGTCACCGGAGTTGTTCAGCGCGCGCACCAGCGCCACGGCCACGATCCACACGAGGCTGATCGGGACGAGGACCTTCCAGCCCAGCCGCATGAACTGGTCGTAGCGCATGCGGGGCAGCGTGCCGCGCAGCCAGATGAAGAGGAACAGGAAGAACAGCGTCTTGCCGACGAACCAGACGAGGCCGAACCACCCGTTGTCGAAGCCGGACCACAGGTGCTGGAGCCCGAACGGCGTCTGGTACCCGCCGAGGAAGAGCGTCGAGGCGAGCGCGGAGACCGTCACCATGTTCACGTACTCGGCGAGGAAGAACAGCGCGAACTTCAGCGAGCTGTACTCGGTGTGGAAACCGCCGACCAGCTCGGACTCGGCCTCGGGGAGGTCGAAGGGCGCGCGGTTGGTCTCGCCGACCATCGAGATCACGTAGATCGCGAAGCTCGGGAAGAGCAGCACCACGAACCAGAGGTTCCCCTGCGCCTTCACGATGTCCGAAGTGGACATGGAGTGCGAGAACATCACGACGCCGACGATCGACAGGCCCATCGCGATCTCGTAGGAGATCACCTGCGCCGCCGAGCGCAGCGCGCCCAGCAGCGGGTAGGGCGAGCCGGAGGCCCAGCCGGAGAGCACGATGCCGTAGACGCCGACCGAGGAGCAGGCCAGCACCACGAGCACGCCGACCGGGAGGTCGACCAGCTGGAGCGCGGTGCGCTCGCCGAAGATGCTGACCTCACCGCCGATCGGGATGACCGAGAAGGCGACGAACGCGGGGATGCAGGAGATCACCGGCGCGAGGAAGAACACCCACTTGTCCGCGAGGACCGGGCGGATGTCCTCCTTGAACGCCAGCTTCAGGCCGTCCGCCAGCGACTGGAGCCAGCCGTTGGGACCGACCCGGTTGGGGCCGGGGCGCTGCTGCATCCGCGCGACGACCTTGCGCTCCCAGTTGATCATGAACAGCGTCATGACCACGAGGAACGCGAAGATCCCGACGACCTTGATCAGGATCAGCCAGATCGGGTCGTCCGCGAGAAGTTCGGCGGTTGTCATGCCTTTCCTCCAGCTACCGCTACGAGCGAGCCGTGACCCGCGACCAGGTTGCGGCGCACGGTGACCGGGCCCGAGTTGCCGGGCAGCCAGACGACGCCGTCCGGCAGGTCCGCGACCTCGACGGGCAGGGTCACCGACCCGCGCTCGGTCGACACGGTGATGTCGGCGCCCAGTTCGAGGCCGAGGTGGACCGCGGTGGCCGCGGAGACCTTGGCGACCACCGGCCGGGCGGTGCCCGCCAGGTTCGGCTCCTCGTCCTGCAACGAGCCGTTGTCCAGCATCCGGCGCCAGGTGGCCAGGACCGCCTGGCCCTCCTTGGGCTGCACGAGCAGCGGCGCGGACACCGTCGGCGCGGAGAACTCGGCCACGTTGGACCCCAGGCGATCGAGGTCCGCGGCCGCCGCGGCGGGGGTCTGGGTGAACAGGTCGGCGTCCATCTCGACGGCCAGGGTGTCGAGCACCCGGCAGTCGGGCAGCGCGCCGGTGCCCTCGAGGGTGGTGCCGAAGTCGCGGCGGCGGCCCTCCCAGTTCAGGAAGCTGCCCGACTTCTCGACCGCCGGGGCGATCGGGAGGACGACGTCCGCGTGGGCGGTCGCCGCGCTCGGGCGCAGTTCCAGGGAGACCACGAAGCCCGCGAACTCCAGCGCCCGCTGGGCGAGGCCGGGGTCGGGCAGGTCGAACGGGTCGACGCCCGCCACGACCAGCGCGTCGAGGGCGCCGCTCGCGGCGGCGACCAGGATGCCGTTGGTGTCGCGGCCCGCGCGGGTCGGCAGCGTGCCCGCCACCAGGCCCCAGGCGTTCTCGACCTCGGCGCGCGCGGCGGCGTCGCTGACGAGCCTGCCGCCGGGCAGCAGGTTCGGCACGGCGCCGACCTCGAGCGCACCGCGCTCACCGGCGCGGCGCGGGATCCAGGCGACCTGGGCTCCGGTGGAGGCGGCCAGTCGGGCCACCGCGGAGAACAGGCCGGGCACCTCGGCGGCGCGCTCGCCGACGAGGATGACGGAACCGCTGCCCCGCAGGGCTTCCGTGACGTCGGCGGCGTGCTCCTCTAGACCGTTCAGCGCGGCGGGCTCGCCGCCGGGAACGCACGCGAGCAGCGTGCCGAAGGTCTTCTCCACCGCGGGCGAGGTGAACTGGCCGAGGTGGAACACCTTGGTCTTCTTGCGGGCGGCCTTGCGCAGCCGCAGGAAGACGATCGGCGCTTCCTCCTCCGGCTCGAAGGCGACGCACAGCACGGCGGGCGCGGCCTCGATGGCCTTGAACGTCACGCCGCCGTTGTCCGGCGTCGTGCCGAGGACGGTGCTGGTGAGGAACTCCAACTCCTCGGCCGAGTGCGCGCGGGCCCGGAAGTCGATGTCGTTGGTCTTGAGCGCCACGCGGGCGAACTTCGCGTAGGCGTAGGCGTCCTCGACGGTCAGGCGACCGCCGGTGAGCACCCCGACGCCCTTGGCGTCACGCGCCGTCGCGAGGCCGGTCGCCGCCACCTGGAGCGCCTCGGTCCACGAGGTCTCGCGCAGCTCGCCGGTCTCCTTGTCGCGCACCTGCGGACGCAGGAAGCGGTCCTCGGCGGTGGCGTAGCGGAACGCGAAGCGGCCCTTGTCGCAGATCCACTCCTCGTTGACCTCGGGGTCGTCGCCCGCGAGCTTGCGCTGCACCTTGCCGCGCCGCCAGTCGGTGCGCTCGGCGCAACCCGACGAGCAGTGCTCGCAGACGCTCGGGGTGGAGATGAGGTCGAACGGGCGGGCCCGGAAGCGGTAGGCCGCCGACGTGAGCGCGCCGACCGGGCAGATCTGGATGGTGTTGCCCGAGAAGTACGACTGGAACGGCTTGCCCTCGGCCACACCGATCTGCTGCTGCGAGCCGCGCTCGAGCAGTTCGATGAACGGGTCGCCCGCGATCTGCGCGGAGAACCGGGTGCAGCGCTGGCAGAGCACGCAGCGCTCGCGGTCCAGCAGCACCTGCGTGGAGATCGGCAGGGGCTTCGGGAACGTCCGCTTGTGCTCGTGGAAGCGCGAGTCCGAGCGGCCGTGCTTGAGGGCCTGGTTCTGCAGCGGGCACTCGCCGCCCTTGTCGCAGATCGGGCAGTCCAGCGGGTGGTTGATGAGCAGCAGCTCCATCACACCCGCCTGCGCCTTGTCCGCGACCGGCGAGGTCAGCTGGGTCTTCACGACCATGCCGTCGGCGACCGTCATCGTGCACGAGGCCTGGGGCTTCGGCATCGGCCGACCGCCCATCTCGACCTCGACGAGGCACTGGCGGCAGGCGCCCGCGGGCTCCAGCAGCGGGTGGTCGCAGAACCGCGGCACGACGATGCCGAGGCGCTCGGCCGTGCGGATCAGCAGCTCACCCTTGGGGGCGACGACCTCGAAGCCGTCGATCACGAGCTTGACGTGGCCCTCGGGGACCGCGACCTCGCTCTTCTCCGGTGCCAAAGTCATCAGTGGGCTCCTGCCAACACAGCGGAGTTCTTGTCGCACAGGGCGAGGAACTCGTCCTTGAAGTACTTGATGCCACTGGTGATCGGGCTGACCGCACCGTCGCCCAGCGCGCAGAACGAGCGGCCGAGGATGTTGTCGCAGACGTCGAGCAACGTGTCGATGTCGCTCGCCGTGCCGTTGCCCGCCACCATCCGCTGGAGGATCTGGACCAGCCAGTACGTGCCCTCGCGGCAGGGAGTGCACTTGCCGCACGACTCGTGCTTGTAGAACTCGGTCCACTTCATGACCGCCCACGGGACCGACACGGTCTCGTTGAACAGCTGCAACGCCGTGGTGCCGAGCATGGAACCGGCCTCGGCGGCGCCCTCGAAGTCCAGCGGCACGTCGAGGTGGTCCGCGGTGAACAGCGGGGTGGACGAGCCACCGGGCGTCCAGAACTTCAGCGGGACGCCGTCCTTCATGCCACCGGCCAGCTCCAGCAGCTCGCGCAGCGTGGTGCCCATCGGTGCCTCGTACTGGCCGGGCCGCGTGACGTGGCCGGACAGCGAGTAGATCTTCGGGCCGGGCGAGCGCTCGCGCCCCATGGTGCGGAACCAGTCGCTGCCGCCGTTGACGATGAACGGCACGCTGGCGATGGTCTCGACGTTGTTCACCACGGTCGGCGACGCGTAGAGCCCGGCGGTCGCGGGGAACGGCGGCTTCAGCCTCGGCTGGCCGCGCTTGCCCTCCAGCGAGTCGAGCAGCGCCGTCTCCTCGCCGCAGATGTACGCGCCCGCTCCGGCGTGCACGACGACGTCGAGGTCGAAGCCGGTGCCCAGGACGTCCTTGCCCAGGTACCCGGCGGCGTACGCCTCCTTGACCGCGCCGTCGAGCCTGCGGATGCAGTGCAGGGCCTCGCCGCGCACGTAGATCGCGGCGAAGTTCGCCCGGATCGCGTACGAGGTGATGATGATGCCCTCGATGAGGGAGTGCGGGTCCGCCATCATCAGCGGGATGTCCTTGCAGGTGCCCGGCTCGCCCTCGTCGGCGTTGATGACGAGGTAGTGCGGCTTGCCGTCGCCCTGCGGGATGAAGCCCCACTTCATGCCCGTGGGGAAGCCCGCGCCGCCCCGGCCGCGCAGGCCGGAGTCCTTGCACTGCTGGATGATCTGGTCCGGGTGCGCGCCGAGGGCCTTGCGCAGCGCGGTGTAGCCCTCCAGCTGCTCGTAGGTCTTCAGCGTCCACGAGCGCGGCGACAGCCAGCGCTTCGTGAGCACGGGGGTCAGGTTGTCCACCATGACGCCTCCTACTTCTTTTCCGGGACGGGCGGGAACGCGACGTCGTCCGACATGGACGGCGCGGTCCAGCCGTTGTCCGCGGCGATGCGGGCGCCCCGCAGCGTCTCGGCGGCGGCCGACGGACCGTCCAGGTCGGACTCGCGACCCTCGAAGAACCCGGCGAGCTGCAGCTCGGCCTGGCGGAAGTCGGTGAGCGGCGCGCCGCGCGTCGGGGCGGGCTTCTCCCCGGCCTGCAACGCGGTCACGAGCTCCAGCGCCTTGTCCGGCGTCTGGTTGTCGTAGAACTCGTAGTTCACCTGGAGCACCGGGCCGAGGTCGCAGGCCGCGAGGCACTCGGCGTGCTCCAGCGTGATCGAGCCCGGAGCGCCCGGCTCGCCGGAGGTCTCCTCCTGGCCGAGCGGCTTGCCCTCGCTGCCGAGGTGCTCGCGCAGCTTGGCGAAGATGGCGTCGCCGCCCAGCGCCGCGCACAGGGTGTTCGTGCAGACGCTGACCAGGTGCTCGCCGCACGGGCGGCGCTTGTACATGGTGTAGAAGGTCGCGACCGCGCTGACCTCGGCGTTGCTCAGGTCCAGCTGACCCGCGCAGAACGCGATGCCCGCCTGGCTGACGTAGCCCTCGACCGACTGCACGAGGTGCAGCATGGGCAGCAGCGCCGACCGCGCGAGCGGGTAGCGCGAGATGAGCTGCTGGGCCCGCGCGACGGTGTCCTCACCGAACGCGCTGAGGTCCACAGCGGACTGATCGTGCGTTTGAGTCATCGGTCACAACCACCCATCACCGGGTCGATGGAGGCGACCGACGCGATGACGTCGGCGACCATGCCGCCCTCGCACATCGCGGGCATCGCCTGGAGGTTCACGAAACTTGGTTCCCGCACGTGCACCCGGAACGGACGGGTGCCGCCGTCGGAGATCACGTGGTAGCCGAGTTCGCCGCGCGGCGACTCGATCGGCACGTAGACCTGGCCCGCCGGGACGTGGAAGCCCTCGGTCACCAGCTTGAAGTGGTGGATCAGGGACTCCATCGACTGGCCCATGATCTTGCGGACGTGCTCGAGCGAGTTGCCCATGCCGTCGGCGCCGATCGTGAGCTGCGCGGGCCAGGCGATCTTGGCGTCCTCCACCATGACCGGGCCGGGCTCGAGCCTGTCGACCGCCTGGCGGACGATCCGCAGCGACTGGTGGATCTCCTCGACCCGCATCAGGTACCGCGCGTAGCTGTCCGCCGCGTTCGACGTGGGGACGTCGAAGTCGTAGCCCTCGTAGCCCGAGTACGGCTCGATCTTGCGGAGGTCCCACGGCAGACCCGCGGACCGCAGGATCGGGCCGGTGATGCCCAGCGCGAGGCACGCGTCGACGGGCAGGTAGCCCACGCCCGCGAGGCGGTTGCGCCAGATCGGCTGGCCGGTGAGCAGCTTGTCGTAGTCCGGCAGTCGCGAGTCCATGACCTTGAGGAACGCGCGGATCTTCTCGACCGCGTCCGCGGGCAGGTCCTGGGCGATGCCGCCGGGCCGGATGTACGCGTGGTTCATCCGCAGGCCGGTGAGGTGCTCCAGCAGGTGCAGGACTTCCTCGCGCTCGCGGAAGCCCGCGGTCATGCCGGTCAGCGCGCCCAGCTCCATGCCGCCGGTGGCCAGCGCCACCAGGTGCGAGCTGACCCGGTTGAGCTCCATCAGCAGGACCCGGATGACCTGGGCCCGCACCGGCACCTCGACGCCGAGCAGCTTCTCCACGGACATGCAGTAGGCGGCCTCGTTGTGCAGCGGCGCCAGGTAGTCCATGCGCGTCACGAACGTGACGCCCTGGGTCCAGTTGCGGTACTCGAGGTTCTTCTCGATGCCGGTGTGCAGGTAGCCGATCACCGATCGGGCCTGGGTGACCGACTCGCCCTCGAGCTCCAGCACGAGCCGGAGCACGCCGTGCGTCGACGGGTGCTGCGGGCCGAGGTTCATGACGATGCGCTCGTCGCCCGCGGCGTCCGCGAGGACCTCGTCCCAGTCGCCGCCGGTCACCGTGTAGACGGTGCCCTCGGTCGTCTGGCGGGAGTCGGCGATGTCGACCGACGGGCCCGCGGCGATCGTCGCGGCCTCGGCGGCGCGCGCGTCACCGGTCCGCGCGTCGGCGTCGCGGCTGTCGCTGCCCGCGGCGCTGGTGTCGGTGCCGGTCGTCACGTCGGAGACCGCCTGGTCGGCAGCCGGGTTCGGGCCGGTGGCGGCCGTCGAGCCGACCGACTGCTCGCGGGACTTGTCCGCGCCCGCTGCTGACTCCGTCGACAGGTTTTCGCTGCTCACGAGTAGGACCGCCTCTGGTCTGGCGGGGGAATCTCCGCGCCCTTGTACTCCACCGGGATCCCGCCGAGCGGGTAGTCCTTGCGCTGCGGGTGGCCGTCCCAGTCGTCCGGCATGAGGATCCGCGTGAGACCGGGGTGGCCGTCGTAGACGATCCCGAACATGTCCCAGGCCTCGCGCTCCTGCCAGTCCGCGGTCGGGTACACCGAGACCACGCTGGGGACGTGCGCGTCGTCCACGTCGACCGAGACCTCGAGGCGGATGCGCCGCCGGTAGGTCATCGAGGTCAGGTGGTAGACGGAGTGCAGGCGACCGGCGACGTTCGCGCCGTAGTCCACACCGGACACCGAGCTGCACAGCTCGAAGCGCAGGGCCGGGTCGTCGCGCAGCACGCGGCAGACGTCCAGCAGCTCTTCGCGCCGGATGTAGAGGGTGATCTCACCCCGGTCGACGGTGACCTGCTGGATCACGTCGGCGGGCACGTCCTTCTCCCGCAGCGCGCCCAGCAGCTCGTCGACGAACTCGTCGAACCAGCCGCCGTAGGGGCGCTCCGCGGGGGCGGCGATGTAGGCCGGCAGGCGCAGCCCGCCGAAGCCCGACGTGTCGCCGGACCCCGTGACGCCGAACATCCCCTTGCGCGCCTTGCCGGTCTCCAGCGGCGCCTTGCGCTCCGCGGGCTCCTGGCCGTCGGACGGACGGGCCTCGAGGCCGTCGTCCACCGGGCGCTGCGCGCTGGAGTTCTCTTGCCCTGGCTCCCTCATCGCCTGCTCACTTCTTCTTCGCGAAACGCTCGGACGACGGCATGAGGTCCGTGGCGTAGCCGCTCTCCAGGAGCGCGGCCGCACGGGCCGCGCCGAGCGGCTCGTCCATGATCTTGGCGTGGATCTTGAGGATCGCGTCGATCAGCATCTCCGGCCGCGGCGGGCAGCCGGGCAGGTACATGTCGACCGGGACCACGTGGTCCACGCCCTGCACGACGGCGTAGTTGTTGAACATGCCGCCGGTCGACGCGCAGACGCCCATCGCGAGCACCCAGCGGGGCTCGGGCATCTGGTCGTAGATCTGCCGCAGCACGGGCGCCATCTTGTTCGTGACGCGTCCCGCCACGATCATCAGGTCGGCCTGGCGCGGCGAGGCGCGGAAGACCTCCATGCCGAAGCGGGCGAGGTCGTAGCGCGGCCCGCCCGTCGTCATCATCTCGATCGCGCAGCAGGCCAGCCCGAAGGTGGCAGGCCACAGCGAGGATTTGCGGGTCCAGTTGACCAGCTTCTCCACGCTGGTCAGCAGGATGCCGTTCGGGAGCTTCTCCTCGAGGCCCATGACTGTCGCCTTCCCCGGTGCTTAGTTCCAGTCAAGGCCGCCGCGACGCCACACGTAGGCGTACGCGAAGCCGACTGTCGCGACGAACAGGGCGATCTCCACCAGCCCGAAGAGGCCGAGCTTGTCCGCGGAGACCGCGAACGGGTAGAGGAACACCATTTCGATGTCGAACAGG
This window contains:
- the nuoH gene encoding NADH-quinone oxidoreductase subunit NuoH — its product is MTTAELLADDPIWLILIKVVGIFAFLVVMTLFMINWERKVVARMQQRPGPNRVGPNGWLQSLADGLKLAFKEDIRPVLADKWVFFLAPVISCIPAFVAFSVIPIGGEVSIFGERTALQLVDLPVGVLVVLACSSVGVYGIVLSGWASGSPYPLLGALRSAAQVISYEIAMGLSIVGVVMFSHSMSTSDIVKAQGNLWFVVLLFPSFAIYVISMVGETNRAPFDLPEAESELVGGFHTEYSSLKFALFFLAEYVNMVTVSALASTLFLGGYQTPFGLQHLWSGFDNGWFGLVWFVGKTLFFLFLFIWLRGTLPRMRYDQFMRLGWKVLVPISLVWIVAVALVRALNNSGDFSQQQFLIILGVVLGVLVLLSLLLPDRKVEEDPNAVPITGGGYPVPPLDLEVPKAPTRRTPVVANIPREPVAVTASKEASDGDV
- a CDS encoding NADH-quinone oxidoreductase subunit G — translated: MTLAPEKSEVAVPEGHVKLVIDGFEVVAPKGELLIRTAERLGIVVPRFCDHPLLEPAGACRQCLVEVEMGGRPMPKPQASCTMTVADGMVVKTQLTSPVADKAQAGVMELLLINHPLDCPICDKGGECPLQNQALKHGRSDSRFHEHKRTFPKPLPISTQVLLDRERCVLCQRCTRFSAQIAGDPFIELLERGSQQQIGVAEGKPFQSYFSGNTIQICPVGALTSAAYRFRARPFDLISTPSVCEHCSSGCAERTDWRRGKVQRKLAGDDPEVNEEWICDKGRFAFRYATAEDRFLRPQVRDKETGELRETSWTEALQVAATGLATARDAKGVGVLTGGRLTVEDAYAYAKFARVALKTNDIDFRARAHSAEELEFLTSTVLGTTPDNGGVTFKAIEAAPAVLCVAFEPEEEAPIVFLRLRKAARKKTKVFHLGQFTSPAVEKTFGTLLACVPGGEPAALNGLEEHAADVTEALRGSGSVILVGERAAEVPGLFSAVARLAASTGAQVAWIPRRAGERGALEVGAVPNLLPGGRLVSDAAARAEVENAWGLVAGTLPTRAGRDTNGILVAAASGALDALVVAGVDPFDLPDPGLAQRALEFAGFVVSLELRPSAATAHADVVLPIAPAVEKSGSFLNWEGRRRDFGTTLEGTGALPDCRVLDTLAVEMDADLFTQTPAAAAADLDRLGSNVAEFSAPTVSAPLLVQPKEGQAVLATWRRMLDNGSLQDEEPNLAGTARPVVAKVSAATAVHLGLELGADITVSTERGSVTLPVEVADLPDGVVWLPGNSGPVTVRRNLVAGHGSLVAVAGGKA
- the nuoF gene encoding NADH-quinone oxidoreductase subunit NuoF gives rise to the protein MVDNLTPVLTKRWLSPRSWTLKTYEQLEGYTALRKALGAHPDQIIQQCKDSGLRGRGGAGFPTGMKWGFIPQGDGKPHYLVINADEGEPGTCKDIPLMMADPHSLIEGIIITSYAIRANFAAIYVRGEALHCIRRLDGAVKEAYAAGYLGKDVLGTGFDLDVVVHAGAGAYICGEETALLDSLEGKRGQPRLKPPFPATAGLYASPTVVNNVETIASVPFIVNGGSDWFRTMGRERSPGPKIYSLSGHVTRPGQYEAPMGTTLRELLELAGGMKDGVPLKFWTPGGSSTPLFTADHLDVPLDFEGAAEAGSMLGTTALQLFNETVSVPWAVMKWTEFYKHESCGKCTPCREGTYWLVQILQRMVAGNGTASDIDTLLDVCDNILGRSFCALGDGAVSPITSGIKYFKDEFLALCDKNSAVLAGAH
- the nuoE gene encoding NADH-quinone oxidoreductase subunit NuoE, with the translated sequence MTQTHDQSAVDLSAFGEDTVARAQQLISRYPLARSALLPMLHLVQSVEGYVSQAGIAFCAGQLDLSNAEVSAVATFYTMYKRRPCGEHLVSVCTNTLCAALGGDAIFAKLREHLGSEGKPLGQEETSGEPGAPGSITLEHAECLAACDLGPVLQVNYEFYDNQTPDKALELVTALQAGEKPAPTRGAPLTDFRQAELQLAGFFEGRESDLDGPSAAAETLRGARIAADNGWTAPSMSDDVAFPPVPEKK